A single region of the Nocardioides aurantiacus genome encodes:
- a CDS encoding DoxX family protein produces the protein MKTVVWVVSALLAVAFVMVGTGKLVSSGADLEAAAGGIPVVLFRIAGVAEVLGAIGLVLPAATRIRPWLTPLAAAGLTLTMVCAVIADLVVGGGATALLPAVLGVLSAFVAWARRGPYAVAPRASSVPATA, from the coding sequence ATGAAGACGGTCGTGTGGGTGGTGTCGGCGCTGCTGGCGGTGGCCTTCGTGATGGTGGGGACGGGCAAGCTGGTGTCGTCGGGGGCGGACCTCGAGGCGGCGGCGGGCGGCATCCCCGTCGTGCTGTTCCGGATCGCCGGGGTGGCCGAGGTGCTCGGCGCGATCGGGCTGGTGCTGCCGGCCGCGACGCGGATCCGGCCGTGGCTGACGCCGCTGGCCGCCGCGGGCCTCACGCTCACGATGGTGTGCGCGGTCATCGCCGACCTGGTCGTGGGTGGGGGAGCGACGGCGCTGCTCCCGGCCGTGCTGGGCGTGCTCAGCGCGTTCGTCGCCTGGGCCCGTCGGGGGCCGTACGCCGTGGCGCCGCGCGCGTCGTCGGTCCCCGCCACCGCCTAG